CCGGCGCTGGCTGGCCGGGGACAGCGCGACCACCAGGTCGAACGAGGAGAGATCATCGCCCCATTGCTCCATCTCGTCGAAAGAGCGCGACCGGTGGCGGGACAGTTCCACGTCGATCTCCTGGCAGACGGCGATGGAAAACCCGTCGATTTCCATGTCGTTATGCACCCCGACCGACTGGACATAGGTGTCGGTGCCGTAGAATTTCTTCATGATGCCCTCGGCCATGGGCGACCGGACCGCGTTGTGGTCGCAGCAGAACAGAACCGACTGCGGCAGGGGCTTCACGGGTCAGCCTCCGAAATGCAGGACGCAGATCAGGGTGAACAGGCGCCGGGCCGTGTCTTCATCCAGCTCGACCTTGCCTTCGAGCCTTTCCTTCAGCACGCGGCTGCCTTCGTTGTGAAT
This is a stretch of genomic DNA from Pukyongiella litopenaei. It encodes these proteins:
- a CDS encoding low molecular weight phosphatase family protein; this encodes MKPLPQSVLFCCDHNAVRSPMAEGIMKKFYGTDTYVQSVGVHNDMEIDGFSIAVCQEIDVELSRHRSRSFDEMEQWGDDLSSFDLVVALSPASQRRALELTRYFHLDVEYWPILDPTGLGESRQDKLASYRQARDQIVSKLRERWGEPTETGQQPQ